The DNA window CCAGGTCGTTGATCGCCCGGTGCAGCCGACCCTTGCGCTGCCCGGTGGCCGTGCGCAACGCGCGTCGGGCGTTGCGGATCACCGCTTTGGCCTCACCCATGGCCTGTTCAGCGATGCCGGCCAGTTCACCGGTGATGCGACGCACCGCGGCTTGGGCCGCATCGCGCTGCTGCTCACCGCGCAGTTTCAGCTTCGCGGCGATCGAGCGGGCCCGCTGCCCAGCCGAGCGCCTCCGATCCCGCGACGGCGTGCGACTCGCGCCGCCAGCGGATTTGATCCGTGCCACGGTGCGGGCCATCGTGCCGATGGCCTTGGCCAACAGACCTGAATCGGTCGGATAAGCCACCGCAGCCTCGACCACAGTGGTGTCGGCGCGGACCTTGTCGGTACGCAGCAGTTTGGCTGCGGCCGCTCGGGCTAGCAGCGCCTCGTTGAGACCGGTGACGGCGCCGTCGCCGCAGCGGGTGGTGATCTTCATCAGTGTGGTCGGATGCGGCACCCGGGTACCGAACGGGATCCGGCAAAACCGTTGCCACGAGATCGAATCGGATACCTCCCGGCACAATGACTCGTAGCCCAGCCGGTACCGGAACTTCAGGAACATCAACCGAAGATAGGTCTCCATCGGGATCGACGGCCGGCCGATCCGAGCATCGAAATACGCCGCGAACGGTGCGAAGAACACCGGGTCGTCCAGCAGGGCATCCACCCGCTCCAACTCCACCGGCAACACCAACAACTCCGGCGGCAGGATCGAATCCCACAACGTCGGCTGGTCGTTTACAGTACGAAACACAATGACCTCGAATCCTTCTCACCAAGGGTTCGAGGTCATTGTCCCAGTTCAGGACCATCCAGACGCAAAGCCACGCCCGACTTTTTCAGGTCGAAGTAGCTAGGTGTAGTCGGAGCCTCCGGGGGGCACCCCCGCGACGGGCGTGATGCATCGCCCTGCCGTTTGGCCAGCCACTCGTCGAGAAAGCTACGGTCCTTGGGCTGCTGCGGGGGTGGCGCCGGGGCGGGTGGCGGCCGCTCGGGCAGCCCAGGCGGAGGTGGCATATCGCCGGCCTTCAGGTTCGACTTGCCTTCAGCAGCAGCCGATGTCGCTTCCCGGTACTTGTCAACGAGTGCACGCGACGTAGTGGTCGACAACGTCTCGGTGAAGTCGGCCAGTTCGACTCCCGATCGCGCGGTTACTCGGTCGTTGTGATCGACGATCAACGTGTGCGGCTCACCGGCCACGTGTACCGCGGTGCGCAAGGTGACCGCAGACAGGTCCGGCAGCGTCATCAGCGTTGCCTCTTCGACGCCGTGGCCGAACCGCTGCCGCAACGCCATAGCGTCAGCGACCGCGCTGCGAAAGGCAACCGTGGTGGCGACGTTACCGTCCACGGCGGGCAGCAGATCCTCCGCGAGTTGCCCCAGGTACTGGTGAGCGAGCACCACCGACAACCCGAACTTGCGTCCTTCCGACAGCATGGCACTCAGAGAACCGGCGATCATCGACTGCGCCTCGTCGACGACCACCGTGAACGGTCGATCTGGATTGCCCCGCTGCAGTGCGCCGACCCAGGTTTCGTTTAAGTACAGGTAACCCAAGAGTCGGGTCGCCGACTCGCCGAGATCGCTCTTGGACAAGTCCACCAGCAGGATTCGGCCTTCATCCATGGCCTTCGTCATGTCGACGGCATCCTCACCGCTACCCAGGATCGCCCTCATCGCCGTGGTGCTGGTGAACGGCTCGAACTTCGAGTTCACCCACGACACGAGTTCACCGTACTCTCCGGATTTACGGTTCACGAGGTCGTTTTCGATCCACATGCGCAACCGCTCGTCGGATGCCGCCTTCGCCGCGCGCATCATGAACTTCGGGTCGTGCAGGGCGGCAGGGACATCGAGGATAGAGGCCTTGACCCCGTTGATCGCCACGAGGGCACGCAGGGCCATCGCCACCCGTTCGCGGAACCGCGGTCCCACGATGCCGGATTCCTTCTTGTCGAACAGATATTGGAACACCGCACATACTTCGTCGATGGCGATCTCCAAGCGCCGACGGTCAGGTACCGCAAGGGGATTGACAGGAACCGGATTGTCCACGTCGCCACAACGGATGATCCAGGTCCGGTCGACCGCCGAACCAGGAAGTTCTGCGATGATGCGGTCCACCAGATGGCCGTGCGGATCCAGAACCAACATGCCGTCCCCGGTGTCGGCGACGTGATGCGCCAAGCCGGCTAGAAACGACGACTTTCCGGTACCGGTGCGGCCTAGAACGTGTACGTGCCGAAGTCGCTCGGACAACCCGAGACTCACCGGCACCCGCTTGCCGGATACCGTTACCGCCGAACCGATCCGAATTGACTGCGTCGTCGCCGGGGATTCGCGCGTGGGATGGAGCGGCAGTGGTGCTGCCGTTCCGACATATGCGCCTGGTATCGGGTCCTCGCCGGCGATCGGTACCGGAAAGGCCGTCGGCAGTTCATCGGCGGTGACCTGAAGTACCGACGCCCGGACGCCGGGTTCGGGGGCGACTTCGAGGCCGGGAAACAATGCCCGCACCGCGGCGCGCAGCCGCAACGACGGCGTCACACCATCACAGATGACGGCCATATCGACATTCCAGCGTTGACTCCCCGCGGCGAGCTGCTGATCGGCACTCAGCCGAATCCGGATCCCCACACCAACGTAGGGGCTCACCAACTCCACCAGTTCCGGTATCCCGCGGGCCCCTGCCGTCGCCCACACCGCGGAGCGCGTTGTGTTCGGTTCGTCCCGTCGAAATCCCAGTGGTGCCCTGCCCGAGGAAATCAGCGGCCAGACCGCGACCGACGTCGCCGAGTCGTTTTCCACGGCCGACACCTCGGCGATGGATTCCAGTACGGCGGCGGCTTCGCCGAGCAGGTTCTCGGTTACCGCGCCGGCTTCGACGGCCAGTGCACCGGCCACGACACCATCGTGCCCAGTGGCTACCTGCAATTCGATGGTGGATCCGTCGACCTCCGCGGCCAACCGGCCGATGAGCAGTGGGAGTTCCGCTCGCAGCTCAAGAGCCCGGCGGTCATCGCACCGCCTGAATGCAGCCAGACAGATGGCGCGACGTTCCACGTATCACCTCGTTTCCGGTCCGTCATGCCGATCGGCTCGGACGGCTGAACCTAACACGCTGACGCGCGCTGCGAGGGGCGGATATTCCGCGATGAGGGTCGAATAGCCGATTGCGCGGACGGCACAGAGCAGCAAACATGGAGCCTCTGTATTGCAGCGCGACGCAGCCACGTTCTGAAAGGCACCATGATCCAGTTAGACGACAACTTCCTGGCGGAAGTCGGCCTAGCCGACCTGGCG is part of the Mycolicibacterium tusciae JS617 genome and encodes:
- a CDS encoding ISNCY family transposase → MFRTVNDQPTLWDSILPPELLVLPVELERVDALLDDPVFFAPFAAYFDARIGRPSIPMETYLRLMFLKFRYRLGYESLCREVSDSISWQRFCRIPFGTRVPHPTTLMKITTRCGDGAVTGLNEALLARAAAAKLLRTDKVRADTTVVEAAVAYPTDSGLLAKAIGTMARTVARIKSAGGASRTPSRDRRRSAGQRARSIAAKLKLRGEQQRDAAQAAVRRITGELAGIAEQAMGEAKAVIRNARRALRTATGQRKGRLHRAINDLDTIVVIAQRVAAQARSRLAGVMPESASRVVSLHDVDARPIRKGRLGKPVEFGYKAQIVDNADGVILDHNVELGNPPDAPQLVPAVARIASRTGRTPRAVTADRGYGEASVERDLHDLGVRSVAIPRKSKPTAARREFEHRRAFREKVKWRTGSEGRINHMKRSYGWNRTELTGLAGARTWCGHGVFAHNLVKIGTLAA
- a CDS encoding type IV secretory system conjugative DNA transfer family protein gives rise to the protein MERRAICLAAFRRCDDRRALELRAELPLLIGRLAAEVDGSTIELQVATGHDGVVAGALAVEAGAVTENLLGEAAAVLESIAEVSAVENDSATSVAVWPLISSGRAPLGFRRDEPNTTRSAVWATAGARGIPELVELVSPYVGVGIRIRLSADQQLAAGSQRWNVDMAVICDGVTPSLRLRAAVRALFPGLEVAPEPGVRASVLQVTADELPTAFPVPIAGEDPIPGAYVGTAAPLPLHPTRESPATTQSIRIGSAVTVSGKRVPVSLGLSERLRHVHVLGRTGTGKSSFLAGLAHHVADTGDGMLVLDPHGHLVDRIIAELPGSAVDRTWIIRCGDVDNPVPVNPLAVPDRRRLEIAIDEVCAVFQYLFDKKESGIVGPRFRERVAMALRALVAINGVKASILDVPAALHDPKFMMRAAKAASDERLRMWIENDLVNRKSGEYGELVSWVNSKFEPFTSTTAMRAILGSGEDAVDMTKAMDEGRILLVDLSKSDLGESATRLLGYLYLNETWVGALQRGNPDRPFTVVVDEAQSMIAGSLSAMLSEGRKFGLSVVLAHQYLGQLAEDLLPAVDGNVATTVAFRSAVADAMALRQRFGHGVEEATLMTLPDLSAVTLRTAVHVAGEPHTLIVDHNDRVTARSGVELADFTETLSTTTSRALVDKYREATSAAAEGKSNLKAGDMPPPPGLPERPPPAPAPPPQQPKDRSFLDEWLAKRQGDASRPSRGCPPEAPTTPSYFDLKKSGVALRLDGPELGQ